The stretch of DNA aTAGGAGGCTTGGTCAGCAACCGTTGCCGACAAATTGCTCCTGGTCAAAGGTTTTCCAGTAAACCAGTGATGGCATCCCGGCAGAAGCCAGGTTTTGCATCACGGGGTACATCGTGTGATAGCGAGTACACTGAAAGAAATCTGTGATAAATTCTGTGATATATTAGGTTAGAAagcttgttttttgttatttatttatttaaaatgttgttttgtttagaATGTATTAAATTCCTGGGTTTTTCTCCCCGTCctgaatttctaattttatgtcggttttaaacttaaatggtAATCGTGACCCGTAGCAGCCCTACGCGCTGCACGGTTACCGcgatttaaaatagaaaatgccgaTGGGAAGGAAAAGCCAGCAGGAGTAAAACCAGCCAAAGTCCTTAACTGGCGGCTATCACCACGAGTGATAGCCAGTCCAGTTGACGAACGGCTAGGAGGTGACGGGAAAGTTGGGTTTTGGAGAAAGCGCAGGACGGGTTAAGTCGGAAGTCCACCGGAGAGGGTCAGTTCCATCTCCCCACGTCCAAATCTGTGAAGGGAAAggaataagaaaatttaaataggtaaTTTGTGAAGCAGATGTTTGTGATTAGGAAAGTTTGAGtaattgttatatattttcactGTTAGTtattcttgtttatttatttatcttatttattatcatatttatttattcttatttatttattatagtaTTTCTgcatctttatttatttatttagtatttagattatttatttattggattatttattattatttattggttTTGGGTTATTGGCTAGTTAGGGAAAGAATGGAGAAGGATGCAGACAATAGGCATGGCCATCAGCTAAGGTCGATGGGTCTTCCCAACGCCGACGAAGACGCACTCTGGTCCTCAGACGGAGAGGGCGCTGCAGGGTTGGTGCGAATGTCGCTGGCTGGGGGTTTACCCAGAACGCCGGTAGGCGGTGGTCCAGTGGATCGGCTTAGGGATCAACCGGTGGACATCGAACAGCGTCGGTCGCCCAGAAATCTAGATTTCAAGGGGTTCGTCGAGGCGCGGGATAAACTGGCGGTTTCGGAGAAGAAGGATCCTCAGGAGCCAAACCTGGAACGGGATTCGGCAGCTGAATCGGAGGCGAATGCAGCGCTAGCACAAGCGGCACAAACATACCGCGCGTCCCAGGAGTCTGGGGTTAGCCAGACGTTGAGGGAGGAGATCAGGAACGGATTCATGGACATGATGAAGTTGCTGAACGACgtccttcggccagccgagaGCAGACCGCAGCCGCTACAGGAGAGAGAGGATCGCCAAGGATCACGGTTGGCCAGGTCGACGGGTCCAGAAGTCGCCCCAAGTGGTGCAGCTGGTGAAGTCCATCAGCGGCAGGAGACGGACAGAGGCATCCGAAGGCCTCCAGAGCTGCCACCCAGGCAGCGACCTCGGCCACTGGTGAACGAGTCTCCGGGAATCGACAGCAGCCTGAGCCAGGAACCGGAGTATCATCCGCCAGGCCGGAACGATCGCCACGCTCGGCATTGGCGTGTCGAAGATCGCAGAGCTGATGATTTTAGGGACGAGCCGCGGCTGTACGCCAACTCGGGAGCTGGCAACGGGAACCGATGGATCCGAGTGGACCGCTGGAATGTCTCCTTTGACGGCGAGGACGACCGCAATTCCGTCGACGATTTCGTGTTCCGTCTTGAGTTCCTGCAGCGGCAGCACCAGTGTCCGTGGAATGAAGTTCTGCGAAACTTCCACGCCCTCCTATCGGGCAGAGCAAGGGAGTTGTATTGGGTCCATGTACGCCAAGCCAGGGTGGACACGTGGAACCAGCTGCGCAGGGCTCTGATGGATCGGTTCCGTGGTCATCAGACGGAGCACGAAAGGATGCACGAGCTACTACAGCGTGAGCAGCAGCCAGGAGAAGGCGTGGATGACTACGTTCACGCAATTCAGCAACTCGCCTCCCGCCTAAAAAAACCAATGCCAGAGCGGCAATTGGTGAAGGTGGTGAAAAAGGGCTTGAGGGATGGGATAGCCAGGTTTGTCTACGCAATGGATGTACTCACGGTGGATGAACTTCGGGAGGAGTGCGTCGAAGTGGAGAAGACGTTCGGTCGTCGAGGACGCGCTGCGTACGGGCAGCTAAACAAGTTGCGGGTCAGCGAAGCGCGCATACCGGACGAAGTCGACGAGCAGGAGATCCTCGAAGTGGACGAGATCCGTGGACGGCCTAGAAACCCGTTTAAGCCAGGCTGCTGGAATTGCGGAGCCGCGGAGCACGGATTCCGAGACTGCCCGTCCACGGAGTGGAAGAGGTTCTGCTTCAAGTGCGGCAGACCGGACACCATTACACCAAAATGCCCAGAGTGTGCGGAAAACGGTCGACTGGGCAGTCAAAAAGTGGGAGGGACTCGCCCAGATTGGAATCCCACGAAGTAGTGCCTAAGATAGACAGtaacataataaataatcaCATATATAGCCAAGCGAATAGTAATAAGTACTTGTTAAGGTACCTACCGGCTGAAGAACGGCTACGGCGATATATGGAAACGCGAAACAGGATCTTTGCAGACCATCAACTGAGCGGCATGCGTATCGTCTCACGGAGAGTCCAGAAGGCAAGGGAACGCTTTAGGCAACGGAGATCCCGACGACGAGAGGTGGTGGCTGCCGTGAAGCGGATCGATTCCGGCGATCCGAGACCCTTTGCAGACGTGGACATCATGGGCAAGCAGCTCAAAGGCTTGCTGGACACGGGGGCCAGTGTTAGCGTGCTGGGCAAACATTGTAGAGAGCTCTTGGAAACGCTGGGGGTGACGGCTCAGCCGTATTTCTCGGTGGTCCGGACGGCTTCTGGCGAGGATCGCTCAATTATCGGACGCGTGGAACTACCTGTGAAGTGAGTAAGCTGATCATGTTCTACCTTTGCCCATACCTGGAACAAGCAGCGTATTTTGGAGTCGACTTCTGGCATGCGTTCGGACTAGCCCCAGCCGTCCTAGGAAACCCGGTGCCGAGAGTCGTCAAGGCAGCTGAAGAAATCCATGCCAGCCAGATGGAACACTACGCCGATcaggaggatgaggacgagACGAAGGAGGAACCCGAATCCTGGAGACTTTCTGCGGAGGAAAAGGAGGCATTAGAGAACGTCAAGGAGGAGTTTCTGACCTTTGAACGGGATGGCCTAGGGACCACCAACCTGGAAAAGCATTCCATTGAGCTGATCGAGGGAGCCCGGGTGTTCAAGGATCGTCCGTACCCGATGTCTCCGGCAAAGCAAAAGGTGGTCGAGGATGAAATCGATAAGATGCTGGAACTGGGGGTCATCGAGGAGAGCAAAAGCCCGTGGAGCAATCGCACAACGGTGGTGTC from Drosophila takahashii strain IR98-3 E-12201 chromosome 2R, DtakHiC1v2, whole genome shotgun sequence encodes:
- the LOC138912814 gene encoding uncharacterized protein, which codes for MVSGLPHLKQNLFHSVDGQSRNPCSAAPQFQQPGLNGFLGRPRISSTSRISCSSTSSGMRASLTRNLFSCPYAARPRRPNVFSTSTHSSRSSSTAGGELLNCVNVVIHAFSWLLLTL